From a single Nitrogeniibacter mangrovi genomic region:
- the smc gene encoding chromosome segregation protein SMC, producing the protein MRLSRLKLAGFKTFVDPTTVLCPGDLVGVVGPNGCGKSNIIDAVRWVLGETRASALRGASMQDVIFNGSTTRKPVSRASVELVFDNAEGRAAGQWSQYAEISVKRVLDRTGNSSYYINNVLVRRKDVVDLFLGTGLGPRAYAIIEQGMISRIIEARPEEVRGFLEEAAGVTKYRERRRETEGRLSDARENLLRLDDITLELGDRIARLEKQARVAERYRDLNAEHTEKQQLLWLFKRNEARARRAQAADALNEASRQLDTDSARLATLADAIETAREAHLAASDAVHGAQNDLYGAAAEVSRLEAESRHLSENRQRLAARIEQLEGEMAHWLAREVELNNEKQRWTELLEAAQLRLAQAEARHEAAGDGVPDAEARFRAADATAAAARRELAQTEQQARVEEARCASARRALEALTQRRERLDREGGAISAPEVARVAEQQRQVAALEEALTVLEARVNETQAAVPALQDQLRAAVALERDAQRELTELRARRQALVQLQQKVQQQGDLGQWLETQGLTGAVPLWEVLSVDTGWSSALETVLRERLAALTAIDAAGAAALLEMPPPATLALAWPEGGAASVPVIEGLTPLIDRVDCAAPWRATLARWLAGVYAVEDLAPWLPRRAELPLGVCLVNAAGQCLTRDSLAHFAGDARTQGVIERAREIEELDTRIEVLAERHEASHAQLEALEAQLGERQHLLSEARREHQARQSALHDQQLALLKLTQAQERAAEQQARISGDLEELQRNEATEQAHLAEAGAELSRCEALIEALRERAEHAGQVRGETEAALREAQSQVQALAREVQEATFSCRECQGKLDDIERNLALAGQQTARLAEEQHARRAELAAVDPAAGEAALQEALDLRGAREGALAARRDALAEATARLKTVEEERLRVEQAAAPMRERVAELRLAVQAAELAESQQQERLDEAQADESTLAPRLEGLGEETLQHDVGRLARQIAALGAVNLAALDELTEAEERKGYLDAQHADLSEAISTLEDAIRRIDRETREQLQATYDTVSRQFSTLFPQLFGGGQAKLELTGEEILDAGIQIIAQPPGKKNASIHLLSGGEKALTAIALVFSLFQLNPAPFCMLDEVDAPLDDTNTGRFCEMVRRMSSQTQFLFISHNKITMEIAQQLVGVTMQEQGVSRVVEVDMEEALRMADAAPA; encoded by the coding sequence GTGAGACTGTCCCGACTCAAACTTGCCGGATTCAAGACCTTCGTCGATCCGACGACCGTGCTCTGTCCGGGGGATCTGGTCGGGGTCGTCGGGCCGAACGGCTGCGGCAAGTCGAACATCATCGACGCCGTGCGCTGGGTGCTTGGCGAGACGCGCGCCTCGGCGCTGCGCGGCGCCTCCATGCAGGATGTGATCTTCAACGGCTCGACCACCCGCAAGCCGGTCTCGCGGGCCAGCGTGGAGCTGGTGTTCGACAACGCCGAGGGGCGCGCCGCGGGGCAGTGGTCCCAGTACGCGGAAATCTCGGTCAAGCGGGTGCTCGATCGCACCGGCAACTCCTCGTACTACATCAACAACGTGCTGGTGCGGCGCAAGGACGTGGTGGACCTGTTCCTCGGGACCGGTCTCGGCCCGCGTGCCTACGCCATCATCGAGCAGGGCATGATCTCGCGCATCATCGAGGCGCGTCCGGAAGAGGTGCGCGGTTTTCTCGAAGAGGCAGCCGGCGTCACCAAGTACCGGGAGCGCCGCCGCGAGACCGAGGGGCGCCTGTCCGACGCGCGCGAGAACCTGCTGCGCCTCGACGACATCACCCTGGAGCTGGGCGACCGCATCGCCCGGCTCGAAAAGCAGGCGCGGGTGGCCGAACGCTATCGCGATCTGAACGCCGAGCACACCGAAAAGCAGCAGCTGCTGTGGCTGTTCAAACGCAACGAGGCGCGCGCGCGCCGCGCCCAGGCCGCCGACGCGCTCAACGAGGCGAGCCGCCAGCTGGACACCGACAGTGCCCGCCTTGCCACCCTGGCCGACGCCATCGAGACGGCGCGCGAGGCGCATCTGGCGGCTTCCGATGCGGTGCATGGCGCCCAGAACGACCTCTACGGCGCGGCCGCCGAAGTGAGCCGCCTGGAGGCCGAATCGCGCCACCTGAGCGAGAATCGTCAGCGCCTGGCCGCACGCATCGAACAGCTCGAAGGCGAGATGGCCCACTGGCTGGCCCGCGAGGTCGAGCTGAACAACGAAAAGCAACGCTGGACCGAACTGCTCGAAGCCGCGCAACTGCGCCTGGCGCAGGCCGAAGCGCGTCACGAGGCCGCCGGTGACGGCGTGCCCGACGCCGAGGCCCGCTTCCGCGCCGCCGACGCCACCGCGGCCGCGGCGCGGCGCGAGCTGGCGCAGACCGAACAGCAGGCCCGGGTCGAAGAGGCTCGTTGCGCCAGCGCCCGCCGGGCCCTGGAGGCCCTCACCCAGCGCCGAGAGCGGCTCGACCGTGAAGGCGGCGCCATCAGCGCCCCCGAGGTGGCGCGCGTGGCCGAACAGCAGAGGCAGGTGGCCGCGCTGGAAGAAGCGCTCACGGTGCTCGAGGCCCGGGTCAACGAAACGCAGGCCGCGGTCCCCGCCTTGCAGGATCAGTTGCGTGCCGCGGTGGCACTGGAGCGCGACGCCCAGCGCGAGCTGACCGAACTGCGTGCCCGGCGCCAGGCACTCGTCCAGCTGCAGCAGAAGGTGCAACAGCAGGGCGACCTGGGCCAGTGGCTCGAGACGCAGGGTCTGACGGGTGCGGTGCCGCTGTGGGAAGTGCTGAGCGTGGACACCGGCTGGTCGTCGGCGCTGGAAACGGTGCTCCGCGAGCGGCTTGCCGCACTGACGGCGATCGACGCGGCCGGCGCGGCGGCGCTGCTGGAGATGCCACCGCCGGCTACGCTGGCGCTCGCCTGGCCCGAGGGCGGCGCCGCGTCGGTGCCCGTCATCGAAGGGCTGACACCCCTGATCGACCGTGTCGACTGCGCCGCGCCATGGCGCGCGACGCTCGCCCGCTGGCTCGCCGGCGTGTATGCCGTCGAGGATCTGGCGCCCTGGTTGCCGCGCCGTGCCGAACTGCCGCTCGGCGTGTGTCTGGTCAATGCCGCCGGGCAGTGCCTCACGCGCGACAGCCTCGCGCATTTCGCGGGCGACGCGCGCACCCAGGGTGTCATCGAGCGGGCCCGTGAGATCGAGGAACTCGACACCCGGATCGAGGTGCTCGCCGAACGCCACGAAGCCAGCCACGCGCAGCTCGAGGCGCTCGAAGCACAGCTGGGCGAACGTCAGCACCTGCTGAGCGAGGCCCGCCGCGAGCACCAGGCGCGCCAGAGCGCACTGCACGACCAGCAACTGGCGTTGCTCAAGCTCACCCAGGCGCAGGAGCGCGCGGCGGAGCAGCAGGCGCGCATTTCAGGCGATCTGGAAGAACTGCAGCGCAACGAAGCCACCGAACAGGCGCACCTGGCCGAGGCCGGCGCCGAACTGAGCCGCTGCGAGGCGCTCATCGAGGCGCTGCGCGAACGTGCCGAACATGCCGGCCAGGTGCGCGGCGAAACCGAGGCGGCGCTGCGCGAGGCCCAGTCGCAGGTGCAGGCGCTGGCGCGCGAGGTGCAGGAGGCCACCTTCTCCTGCCGCGAGTGCCAGGGCAAGCTCGACGACATCGAACGCAACCTGGCACTGGCCGGGCAGCAGACCGCGCGCCTGGCCGAGGAACAGCACGCCCGCCGAGCCGAGCTCGCGGCGGTGGACCCGGCCGCCGGCGAGGCCGCCCTGCAGGAGGCCTTGGACTTGCGCGGGGCGCGGGAAGGTGCGCTGGCGGCGCGGCGCGATGCGCTCGCCGAGGCCACGGCACGGCTCAAGACGGTGGAGGAGGAGCGGCTGCGGGTCGAGCAGGCGGCGGCGCCGATGCGCGAACGTGTCGCCGAGCTGCGCCTGGCGGTGCAGGCGGCGGAGCTGGCCGAATCGCAGCAGCAGGAGCGTCTCGACGAGGCGCAGGCCGACGAATCGACCCTCGCGCCACGACTCGAGGGGCTCGGCGAGGAAACGTTGCAGCATGACGTCGGCCGGCTGGCCCGACAGATCGCCGCGCTCGGCGCGGTGAACCTGGCCGCGCTCGACGAACTGACCGAGGCGGAGGAACGCAAGGGCTATCTGGACGCCCAGCATGCCGACCTCAGCGAAGCGATCTCCACGCTCGAGGATGCGATCCGGCGCATCGACCGGGAGACGCGCGAACAGCTGCAGGCGACCTACGACACCGTGAGCCGCCAGTTCTCGACCCTGTTCCCGCAGCTGTTCGGCGGTGGCCAGGCCAAGCTGGAGCTCACCGGTGAAGAGATTCTCGACGCCGGCATCCAGATCATCGCCCAGCCGCCGGGCAAGAAGAACGCCTCGATCCACCTGCTGTCGGGCGGCGAGAAGGCGCTCACCGCGATTGCGCTGGTGTTTTCACTGTTCCAGCTCAATCCGGCGCCCTTCTGTATGCTTGACGAGGTCGACGCGCCATTGGACGATACCAACACCGGACGCTTCTGCGAGATGGTCAGGCGTATGTCATCGCAGACCCAGTTCCTGTTCATCAGCCACAACAAGATCACGATGGAGATCGCACAGCAGCTGGTGGGGGTGACGATGCAGGAGCAGGGCGTCTCGCGGGTGGTCGAGGTAGACATGGAAGAGGCACTGCGGATGGCGGACGCCGCCCCCGCGTGA
- the ligA gene encoding NAD-dependent DNA ligase LigA: MSAPQEKAQRAQALRETLDRYNREYYVLDTPSVPDAEYDRLFAELQALEQAYPALATPDSPTRRVGGAPLPELTPVTHRVPMLSINTETDKSAQGALAFDARVRRALGLETDAPAVEYAAELKFDGLAINLRYEDGVLVQAATRGDGQTGEDVTHNVRTIGQIPLRLSGEAPPVIEVRGEIYMRRDAFEALNARQREAGLKTFVNPRNTAAGAIRQLDPAIARQRPLSFFAYGLGETVGWARPGTHAALLDALAAFGFPVCEHRCVSQGVEGLIAFHERIEALRPGLPYDIDGVVYKVNDVRLQEELGFVSREPRWAVAHKYPAQEEMTRLIGIDIQVGRTGALTPVARLEPVFVGGVTVTNATLHNEDEIRRKGVLVGDWVIVRRAGDVIPEVVAPVVDRRDGNETAFVMPTSCPICGSHAVRGEDEAVTRCSGGLFCPAQRKQALIHFASRKAMDIEGLGDRLVEQLVDNAIVKTPADLYKLGVLGLASLERMAEKSAANVVAAIEKSRETTLQRFVYALGIRNVGEATARDLARHFGALDTLIAADVAALQAVPDVGPVVAQSIHEFFAEPHNREVIEQLRAAGVHWAEHEPARHQDGPLAGKTLVVTGTLPSLTRDEAKALIEAAGGKVAGSVSKKTDYVVAGEAAGSKLEKAQQLNVSILDEAGLRALLSAESGDAPETGAQNALF, encoded by the coding sequence ATGAGCGCCCCGCAGGAGAAGGCGCAGCGCGCACAGGCGCTGCGCGAGACGCTCGATCGCTACAATCGCGAGTATTACGTGCTCGACACGCCCTCGGTGCCGGATGCCGAGTACGACCGGCTGTTCGCCGAGCTGCAGGCCCTGGAGCAGGCGTATCCGGCTCTGGCGACGCCGGACTCTCCCACCCGGCGCGTGGGCGGCGCACCGCTGCCGGAACTGACGCCGGTCACCCACCGGGTGCCGATGCTGTCCATCAACACCGAGACCGACAAGAGCGCCCAGGGCGCTCTGGCCTTCGACGCGCGGGTGCGCCGCGCGCTGGGTCTGGAGACGGACGCGCCGGCGGTGGAATACGCGGCCGAGCTCAAGTTCGACGGTCTCGCCATCAACCTGCGCTACGAGGACGGCGTGCTGGTGCAGGCGGCCACCCGCGGCGACGGCCAGACCGGCGAGGACGTGACCCACAACGTGCGCACCATCGGCCAGATCCCGCTGCGCCTGAGCGGCGAGGCGCCGCCGGTGATCGAGGTGCGCGGCGAGATCTACATGCGGCGCGACGCCTTCGAGGCACTCAACGCGCGGCAGCGCGAGGCTGGCCTCAAGACCTTCGTCAATCCACGCAACACCGCTGCCGGCGCCATCCGCCAGCTCGATCCGGCCATCGCGCGCCAGCGCCCGCTGAGCTTCTTCGCCTACGGGCTGGGCGAGACGGTCGGCTGGGCGCGGCCGGGCACCCATGCTGCGCTGCTCGACGCGCTGGCGGCCTTCGGTTTCCCGGTGTGCGAGCATCGTTGCGTCTCCCAGGGCGTCGAGGGCCTGATCGCCTTCCATGAAAGGATCGAGGCCCTGCGCCCCGGGCTGCCCTACGACATCGATGGCGTGGTCTACAAGGTCAACGACGTCCGCTTGCAGGAGGAACTGGGCTTCGTCAGCCGTGAACCGCGCTGGGCGGTGGCGCACAAGTATCCGGCTCAGGAAGAGATGACCCGCCTGATCGGTATCGACATCCAGGTCGGCCGTACCGGCGCGCTGACCCCGGTGGCGCGGCTCGAACCGGTGTTCGTGGGCGGGGTCACGGTCACCAACGCCACTTTGCACAACGAGGACGAGATCCGGCGCAAGGGCGTGCTCGTCGGCGACTGGGTGATCGTGCGCCGGGCCGGCGACGTGATTCCCGAGGTGGTGGCGCCGGTCGTTGACCGGCGCGATGGAAACGAGACGGCATTTGTCATGCCGACGAGCTGCCCCATCTGCGGCTCCCATGCGGTGCGCGGCGAGGACGAGGCGGTGACCCGCTGTTCCGGCGGCCTGTTCTGCCCGGCCCAGCGCAAGCAGGCGCTGATCCATTTTGCCAGCCGCAAGGCCATGGACATCGAGGGCCTTGGCGACAGGCTGGTGGAGCAACTGGTGGACAACGCCATCGTCAAGACGCCGGCCGATCTGTACAAACTCGGGGTGCTCGGGCTGGCGAGCCTGGAGCGGATGGCGGAAAAGTCCGCGGCGAACGTGGTCGCCGCCATCGAGAAGAGCCGCGAGACGACGTTGCAGCGCTTCGTCTACGCGCTGGGCATCCGCAACGTGGGCGAAGCCACCGCGCGCGATCTGGCACGGCACTTCGGTGCGCTCGACACGCTCATCGCGGCCGATGTGGCAGCGCTGCAGGCGGTGCCGGACGTGGGGCCGGTGGTGGCCCAGAGCATCCACGAGTTTTTCGCCGAGCCGCACAACCGCGAAGTGATCGAGCAATTGCGCGCGGCCGGCGTCCATTGGGCCGAGCATGAACCGGCGCGCCACCAGGACGGCCCGCTCGCGGGCAAGACGCTGGTGGTCACCGGCACGCTCCCGTCCCTGACCCGGGACGAGGCCAAGGCCCTCATCGAAGCGGCCGGCGGCAAGGTGGCCGGGTCGGTCTCGAAGAAGACCGACTATGTCGTCGCTGGCGAAGCGGCGGGCAGCAAGCTCGAAAAAGCGCAGCAATTGAATGTGAGCATTCTGGATGAAGCCGGCTTGCGTGCGCTGCTGTCCGCCGAGTCGGGGGACGCCCCCGAGACCGGCGCCCAGAATGCACTGTTTTGA
- the galU gene encoding UTP--glucose-1-phosphate uridylyltransferase GalU has product MKSVTKVVFPVAGMGTRFLPATKASPKEMLPVVDKPLIQYAVEEAVAAGVTDLIFITGRTKRAIEDHFDKAYELETELEARGKQALLDVVRNTVPSHVNCIYIRQSEALGLGHAVLCAAPVVGDEAFAVMLADDLLDNLGGDPVLKQMVGVYNYHRCSVLGTMNVPREETKAYGIVSTENQEGTVQRMTGIVEKPEPDQAPTTQAVVGRYILTPRIFDHLRNLTPGAGGELQLTDAIASLLKEEAVLAHQYEGVRYDCGSKLGYLKATVEFGLRHPEVKKEFGAYLGERAGKAVKKKK; this is encoded by the coding sequence ATGAAAAGCGTGACCAAGGTGGTGTTTCCGGTAGCCGGCATGGGGACCCGATTCCTGCCCGCGACCAAGGCCAGCCCCAAGGAGATGCTGCCGGTCGTGGACAAGCCGTTGATCCAGTACGCGGTGGAAGAGGCCGTGGCCGCCGGGGTGACCGATCTGATCTTCATCACCGGCCGCACCAAGCGGGCCATCGAGGACCATTTCGACAAGGCCTACGAGCTGGAAACCGAGCTCGAGGCGCGTGGCAAGCAGGCGCTGCTGGATGTGGTGCGCAATACCGTGCCGTCGCATGTGAACTGCATCTATATCCGCCAGTCCGAGGCGCTCGGTCTCGGCCACGCGGTGCTGTGCGCAGCGCCGGTGGTCGGCGACGAGGCGTTCGCGGTGATGCTGGCCGACGATCTGCTCGACAACCTCGGCGGCGATCCGGTGCTCAAACAGATGGTCGGCGTGTACAACTACCACCGGTGCTCGGTGCTGGGCACCATGAACGTGCCACGCGAGGAAACCAAGGCCTACGGCATCGTCAGTACCGAAAACCAGGAGGGCACGGTCCAGCGCATGACCGGCATCGTCGAAAAACCGGAGCCGGACCAGGCGCCGACGACCCAGGCCGTGGTGGGGCGCTACATCCTCACGCCGCGCATCTTCGATCACCTGCGCAACCTCACACCAGGTGCGGGCGGCGAACTGCAACTGACCGACGCCATCGCCTCGCTGCTCAAGGAGGAGGCGGTGCTTGCCCATCAGTACGAGGGCGTGCGCTACGACTGCGGCTCCAAGCTCGGTTATCTCAAGGCGACGGTCGAGTTCGGCCTGCGTCACCCTGAGGTGAAGAAGGAATTCGGCGCTTACCTGGGCGAGCGCGCGGGCAAGGCAGTGAAGAAGAAGAAATAG
- a CDS encoding cell division protein ZipA C-terminal FtsZ-binding domain-containing protein: MAISELQMGLIGTGVVAVVGVLAYNKWQEHKAQKHAEKTFRSDHRDVLLEPGIGDAAEAEPASANPAPAPIPGDAPTEIAPGPIHEEAGRQAPSLPPEVDERVDCVVRIESIEPIEAGQLWQVQREHLDGLSKPVGWFAFDDNANAWMPINQHSSERHHWFCAAMQLVDRRGPINDADFTRFVDGVSRTADQFMAIPSTAPARAGALGRAEELDRFCASVDVQIGVNLVSRGTPFSGTKLRGLVEAQGMGLRADGLFHAEDDDGRSQFVLGNLEPTLFSPETLRDMQTQGLTLIVDVPRVAEGGRVFDRMMQVANQLAAALDAEVVDDNRSAFGPEAAALIRQQIEQFQGQMRDYGLPSGSDLAMRLFTA, translated from the coding sequence ATGGCGATCAGTGAATTGCAGATGGGTTTGATCGGGACCGGCGTGGTGGCGGTCGTCGGTGTGCTCGCTTACAACAAGTGGCAGGAGCACAAGGCGCAGAAGCACGCCGAGAAGACCTTCCGGTCGGACCATCGTGATGTGCTGCTCGAACCGGGCATCGGCGATGCGGCCGAAGCCGAGCCGGCATCCGCGAATCCCGCGCCCGCGCCGATTCCCGGTGACGCGCCGACCGAAATCGCGCCGGGCCCGATTCACGAGGAGGCGGGCCGGCAGGCGCCCAGTCTGCCGCCGGAGGTGGACGAGCGGGTCGACTGCGTGGTGCGCATCGAATCCATCGAACCGATCGAGGCCGGGCAGCTGTGGCAGGTGCAGCGCGAGCATCTGGACGGCCTGTCCAAGCCGGTGGGCTGGTTCGCCTTCGACGACAACGCCAACGCCTGGATGCCGATCAACCAGCACAGCTCCGAGCGTCATCACTGGTTCTGCGCCGCCATGCAGCTGGTCGATCGTCGCGGCCCGATCAACGACGCCGACTTCACCCGCTTCGTCGATGGCGTGAGCCGGACCGCGGACCAGTTCATGGCGATTCCCTCCACCGCGCCGGCCCGCGCCGGCGCGCTCGGCCGGGCCGAAGAGCTCGACCGCTTCTGCGCCAGCGTGGACGTGCAGATCGGCGTGAATCTCGTCAGTCGCGGCACCCCGTTCTCGGGCACCAAGTTGCGCGGCCTGGTCGAGGCGCAGGGCATGGGCCTGCGCGCCGACGGCCTGTTCCATGCCGAAGACGACGACGGCCGCAGCCAGTTCGTGCTCGGCAATCTGGAGCCGACCCTGTTCTCCCCCGAGACCCTGCGCGACATGCAGACCCAGGGCCTGACCCTGATCGTCGATGTGCCGCGCGTGGCCGAGGGCGGGCGGGTATTCGACCGCATGATGCAGGTGGCCAACCAGCTCGCCGCGGCGCTCGATGCCGAGGTGGTGGACGACAACCGCAGCGCCTTCGGGCCCGAGGCGGCGGCGCTCATCCGCCAGCAGATCGAGCAGTTCCAGGGGCAGATGCGTGACTACGGCCTGCCGTCGGGCAGCGATCTGGCCATGCGCCTGTTCACCGCCTGA
- a CDS encoding S-methyl-5'-thioinosine phosphorylase yields MLAIVGGSGLTQLASLEVTRREVVRTPYGEPSGALTFGMVCDQEVVFLARHGYGHTIPPHRVNYRANLWALKQVGVTDVVSVASVGGIRADFGPGALIVPDQIIDYTWGRECTFFEGGESPVRHVDFTHPYDQKLRQRLLDAAAKIGEAVYDGGVYAASQGPRLETAAEIDRFERDGADVVGMTGMPEAVLARELELPYAAINVVANYAAGRASSEAGISFDSIEVVLHEAMTRVRGLLNGLCSDGDH; encoded by the coding sequence ATGCTGGCCATCGTTGGCGGAAGCGGTTTGACTCAACTGGCCTCGCTCGAGGTGACGCGGCGCGAGGTGGTGCGTACGCCGTACGGTGAGCCGTCCGGCGCACTGACCTTCGGCATGGTGTGCGATCAGGAGGTGGTGTTCCTGGCGCGCCATGGTTACGGCCACACGATTCCGCCGCATCGAGTGAACTACCGGGCCAACCTGTGGGCGCTCAAGCAAGTGGGGGTGACCGACGTGGTCTCGGTGGCCTCCGTGGGGGGCATCCGAGCGGATTTCGGCCCCGGTGCGCTCATCGTTCCGGACCAGATCATCGACTACACCTGGGGCCGGGAATGCACCTTCTTCGAGGGGGGCGAGAGCCCGGTACGCCATGTGGACTTCACCCATCCCTACGATCAGAAGCTGCGTCAGCGACTGCTCGACGCGGCAGCGAAAATCGGCGAGGCGGTGTACGACGGGGGCGTCTATGCCGCCTCCCAGGGGCCGCGCCTCGAGACCGCGGCCGAGATCGACCGCTTCGAGCGCGACGGCGCCGATGTGGTCGGCATGACGGGCATGCCCGAAGCGGTGCTGGCCCGTGAGCTGGAGTTGCCTTACGCGGCCATCAACGTGGTTGCCAACTATGCGGCCGGGCGTGCGAGCAGCGAGGCGGGCATCAGCTTCGACAGCATCGAGGTGGTGCTGCACGAGGCCATGACCCGGGTGCGCGGCCTGCTCAACGGGCTGTGTTCCGACGGCGATCACTGA
- the typA gene encoding translational GTPase TypA encodes MSRSIRNIAIIAHVDHGKTTLVDQLLRQSGTFRENQQVAERIMDSNDLEKERGITILSKNCAIQYGDTHINVVDTPGHADFGGEVERVLSMVDGVLLLVDAVEGPMPQTRFVTRKALAMGLKPIVVVNKIDRPGSRPDWVINHTFDLFDKLGATEEQLDFPVVYASALNGFAMLEADKPGTDMKPLFEAILEHVPPPDVDENAPLQLQICSLDYSTYVGQLGIGRIRHGRIKPNQEVVVMYGDENKGKAKIGQVLTFTGLERSQAESAMAGDIVLVSGIEQIGIGVTLCDPDHIEPLKPIAVDEPTLTMNFMVNTSPLAGREGKFVTSRQIRERLEKELLKNVALRVNYTSDSETFEVSGRGELHLTILLENMRREGYELAVGRPRVVFKDIDGQKCEPYEMLTVDVEEDHQGSVMEELGRRRGELQDMQPDGKGRVRLEYRIPARGLIGFQGEFLTMTRGTGLASHVFDDYGPMAGAMAERRNGVLISQNDGAAVAYALWNLQDRGRMFVSPGEALYEGMIIGIHTRDNDLVVNPIKGKQLTNVRASGTDEAVRLVPPIKLTLESAIEFIADDEVVEITPQSIRLRKRLLKEHERKRAGREGA; translated from the coding sequence ATGTCCCGCTCGATCCGCAACATCGCCATCATCGCCCACGTCGACCACGGCAAGACCACGCTCGTCGACCAGCTCCTTCGCCAGTCCGGCACCTTCCGCGAGAACCAGCAGGTGGCCGAGCGCATCATGGACTCCAACGATCTGGAGAAGGAACGCGGCATCACCATCCTCTCCAAGAACTGCGCCATCCAGTACGGCGACACCCACATCAACGTGGTCGACACCCCGGGCCACGCCGACTTCGGCGGCGAGGTCGAGCGCGTGCTCTCCATGGTCGACGGCGTGCTGCTGCTGGTCGATGCGGTCGAAGGCCCGATGCCGCAGACCCGCTTCGTGACCCGCAAGGCGCTGGCCATGGGCCTCAAGCCGATCGTGGTGGTCAACAAGATCGACCGCCCGGGCTCGCGCCCCGACTGGGTGATCAACCACACCTTCGACCTGTTCGACAAACTCGGCGCCACCGAGGAACAGCTCGACTTCCCGGTCGTCTATGCCTCCGCCCTGAACGGCTTCGCCATGCTCGAGGCCGACAAACCCGGCACCGACATGAAGCCGCTGTTCGAAGCGATCCTCGAACATGTGCCGCCCCCCGACGTGGACGAGAACGCCCCGCTGCAACTGCAGATCTGCTCGCTCGACTACTCCACCTACGTGGGCCAGCTGGGCATCGGCCGCATCCGCCACGGCCGGATCAAGCCGAACCAGGAAGTGGTCGTCATGTATGGCGACGAGAACAAGGGCAAGGCCAAGATCGGTCAGGTGCTCACCTTCACCGGCCTCGAACGCAGCCAGGCCGAATCGGCCATGGCCGGCGACATCGTGCTGGTCTCCGGCATCGAGCAGATCGGCATCGGCGTCACCCTGTGCGACCCGGACCACATCGAGCCGCTCAAGCCCATCGCCGTGGACGAACCGACCCTGACCATGAACTTCATGGTCAACACTTCGCCGCTGGCCGGTCGCGAGGGCAAGTTCGTCACCAGTCGCCAGATCCGCGAGCGTCTGGAGAAGGAACTGCTCAAGAACGTGGCGCTGCGGGTCAATTACACCAGCGATTCGGAAACCTTCGAGGTCTCCGGCCGCGGCGAGCTACACCTGACCATCCTGCTCGAGAACATGCGCCGAGAGGGCTACGAACTGGCCGTGGGCCGGCCGCGCGTGGTGTTCAAGGACATCGACGGGCAGAAGTGCGAACCCTACGAGATGCTCACCGTGGACGTGGAAGAAGACCATCAGGGCAGCGTCATGGAAGAGCTCGGCCGTCGCCGTGGCGAGCTGCAGGATATGCAGCCGGACGGCAAGGGTCGGGTGCGCCTGGAATACCGCATCCCGGCCCGCGGCCTGATCGGTTTCCAGGGGGAATTCCTCACCATGACCCGCGGTACCGGCCTGGCCAGTCACGTGTTCGACGACTACGGCCCCATGGCCGGCGCCATGGCGGAGCGCCGCAACGGGGTACTCATCTCCCAGAACGACGGTGCCGCCGTGGCCTACGCGCTGTGGAACCTGCAGGATCGCGGCCGCATGTTCGTGAGCCCGGGCGAAGCCCTGTACGAAGGCATGATCATCGGCATCCACACCCGCGACAACGACCTGGTGGTCAACCCGATCAAGGGCAAGCAGCTGACCAACGTGCGTGCCTCCGGCACGGACGAGGCGGTGCGCCTGGTGCCGCCGATCAAGCTCACCCTGGAGTCGGCCATCGAGTTCATCGCCGATGACGAGGTGGTCGAGATCACGCCGCAGTCCATCCGCCTGCGCAAGCGCCTGCTCAAGGAACACGAACGCAAGCGCGCTGGCCGCGAAGGCGCGTAA